The Lycium barbarum isolate Lr01 chromosome 11, ASM1917538v2, whole genome shotgun sequence genome contains the following window.
GTGAATTTGACCGTGCTTCGCGCAGTTGAAAAAAATCTTATTAAATTCATGAAGTGAaccatttttttaatatttgagtatttaaaattataatttaaaaaatagGTTGTACGCACGTAAAAAATTGCCCTCACTTTTCACAACTATATGTTTTGATAAAATTTAAAATGCATTCCTTTGATTTCAATTTTTTACATAATTTTTCGAACTCCATAGGTAaatattatattttaaaataggTACATATTTGATTTTGTTTCATTAAACGTCGAAAATTTGTTCTTCTATAACTTTCTCCTAAATTAACATGTCATAAagaaattgagaaaaaaaaagtaaaaacatTATTACCGCACCCCTTAAACCATATTTCAGCCTCTAAGGTATATCGAAAACCCTAAAATGATTCATTTGTAATAATCacaaaacatacttatatatcAATAATCTAATACAATTTATCAAGACGCACGACCAAGAAGCGCAATAAATGCTTGTCTCAgatattattaaaaataaaatgtcATATTCTCAACATGAAAATGCCATATGTGTGGTTAGAAATTTGAATATGTCTCAGTTGAAACATTGAAATTTATTATGCCTTTGATCTTAGTGCTAAGAATTTGACTTGATTTATAATCCCacaacctttttttttaattgccaCAGAATAAAAAAATTGTTTCAAGCAAAAGAGTAAAGGATTATAATTTGAAAGGGATGCCAATGAATTAAATCTCAGGTTATGTATCAGTGACGATACACAATACATGATATATTACATGATACATAATACATTATTGCAAGCCCACTCGAGTAAGTAATTCCACAAATGAGGGAAACTTTGTTCTAAATTCTCCTAGCagactaatcttttttttttttcattttgccaTCTTTATGGATTCATGGATGCATTGTCTTTTCTTGTTTGTAAAATCGCGCAAATTCAGACTTCTAAAATAAATCTACGAGCTTTGTATCTTCTTTGGGTGGCGATAGCCCTTGCTTCAGATTTTCCTTGTCACAGAAAAACTTTCTCAAACCTAACATTAAGAATTGTGGGGGAAAGGGCATTTTGACTCAATAAAGTAACAATATGGGCATTTTTGGACCAATCTATTAATGGCGGGGGCCTTTTTTGGATCAAACTATTGACAGAGTACATTTTTGCCCAATTTCTCATAGTTTAAGtgcattttgacccttttccgtaaatAAAAGAGAAAATTGTCAAATGCCCCCTCAATGTTTGGCCGGTTTAATTATGACACACCCAACCTTTATGGGCGAcctattcccccccccccccccccccccccccctcgggaCAATTTTAAAGTGAATTAATTTCACCCTAGATGGTGAGGTGGCACAGAGAGTGAGaagcaaataaaaatatttcttattattttccttttttctttatcttttatccctttcttcttctttgttacaCACACTTCCCCTCACTGGAAGTATGCAATTTCCggcgattttttttatttttggtcttTTGTTCCCCTTCGAGTTTCACAACTTCCAAACTAATTTTCAGTAATCACAAATCATTTTTTAGAAAAAacaagatgagaaaatgaaatatcaAGAGACCCAATTAGTAATTTCATTCCATTACAAACTAATTCAAAACTCAAATCAAGAAAAACTAAAAGAAGAGGTAATTTTTTAACAATGGCCATGCTCTATAGTCTAAAAAATCAACTTTGATCTTTGATCTTTCAAAACCCAATTTTGAAAACGCAAATTTCAAAACTGAATGGAAACCCAATTTTCATTCCACTACAATATAATTCAAAACCCAATTTTACTATTCTCAAATTCGATCTTTCAATTTTCCCTTCGAATTTATTTTTTGGACTATAGAGCATGGCAAAATTGAAAGATCGAAGAAGTTGGAACAGTCGAAAGAGATCATTGGTGAAGATAAAGGGAAATAAAAAATCAAAGGTTATTTAGTGCTCAAGATAAATAGAAAAGTTAATTTCTTTGGCCAAGTCTTTTAATGGTGATTTTTGGTGTGGTGGATGGTGGAAGAAGACAGActaggaaaagaaacaaaaagaagatgaagaaaaaaaaattaaaaaaaatttaactgGTAAAATACACATGTAAGGTGCGTGTATTTCACCACTTAAATACAGATTTGGTGGTAGCGTTTTAGGGGGTAATAATTCCGTTTAAAAAATAGTCAGGGGGTAATAGATCACCGGTAAAGGTTGAGtgtgtcataattaatccgactaAACGTTGAGGGGGCATTTGACGATTTTCTCtaaataaaataaaggtaaaaacAGTAATCGCTACatttagtttaattttttttgtacCAACGAAATGaaatttgtatgatataaatGCATAAAATTAGAATTAATTACATGCTAATACGCATAAAAATTGCAGTTTCACATAACAGTAAGgcagaaatatggaggaaaaaaggaaaaaaaaaaaacgtgggtAAAAATATGACACATCTTTGAATCTCATTCTAAAAACTAAAACAATGAATTTTTCAAGGCTGTCAAAGTTACTTGAAAATTCTCATAATATCTAAATACACAAGGCATCGGATAacatcaaggaaaaaaaaaatccatgaaTACATCAATGATAGTGGTGAGCCTTTTATGAGAGCATGAAATCACAAAAAGTTACAGCCCCATAAACACAAAGTATTTAGAGAATGAAAATTGCATTCAACTAAGTAACAATGGAAAGGAAAAACATAAGGGAATATTATAAAAAGAATCATACTCTTAATGATGATTGATGACTAATGCAACTACTTTGTTGCCCGTAAAATTCTTGTATTCTTTGTGACGTTCAAACACAAAAGCATTAAAGGGGAGTTAACATGGAAATGGACCGTATTTGTAAATTTAGTAAGAAATACATTCGCTCATGTCAGCCTTTCTTGCAATCTCATACCCAAAAATCTAGTGATTGTTTACATAAATACTTTTTGCCAACAGGAAAATGATAAGAAGAAGAATAAAGTTACCTGCAGAAAAGAGGAAGAAAGAACTGGTTCAAAGTTAAAAGGGGAAGATAAAAGAGGTATAATTAAGAGGCTTAAAAGATGTGACTGTTGAAGTTTGAAACGTATGTCTTCTGGAGAGTTTTGAAACGGTATTTTCATGTCATTAAACCTTAattgtttaaattttaaaataggaggaaaaacaaataaaaatatggaaaaattcaaaaaaaatgagaaaaaagataaatgtgattCTTGGCCATAGAGAAGTGCCACATCACTCTCATAATgcctagctttattatatatatagaataTAGATTGTTTCCTTTCCTTTTGTTATCCTCAAAATTTATACTATCaatatttttctttcttcaataCTTTCATCATAGCTTTTACTCAGTGCCGGCTCCAGGCTAAGGTAGCCAAAGCAATGGCTTTAGGTCCCAAAATTTTTGGGGGCCCCATTTTCACTAATAATAAATTtatgaatattttttttaaaaaaaattactcaTCTTAATATATGTGATACTTTTTGTTTTTTAAGATTCAGATAGTAGTAACTTTGACCAATATTATAAGATGTATTTTTTAATCATATTGATATGACAAAAGTTATAACTTAGTATTACTTTTattgtagttttcaaatatataaatattaatctTGAAGTTTTACttcaaaatttagtcaaattaattCTCGATAAgcaaaaagtatcacataaattgggacagagggagtaatatttaaAAGTAAAAAGGCAGTACTTataattttaactaaaaaaagggaagaaaacttTATATTTgttactaatgttgattgcaCCGGTAAGAAAAATAGATTTCATAAtaaaaatttatatataaaaaaaatttaaagaaaagtTAAGGCCTCTCATCAAGATTTAGCTTTAGGCCACTGAGGATGTTGAGCCAGCCCTGCTTTTACTCTTGCATTTCTTTCAAagcattttttgaaaaataattttcttgagCGGAAATCTATCGAAAGCAACCTCTCTACCCTACAAATGTTAGGATAAGGCCTACGTACACCTCACTCTCCCAATTCACACCTATGGGAATATTTTGGGTACGTTGTTTTTGTTGTCGTAcattttaaaacaaaataaaatgtgaaaGAAAAGGCATAAAGAAGGATTGCATTAATGTTCAATTATTGGAAACAAAGTCTGTATTTTCTGTCGACTTCCATGCATAAAGCAAAGTGAATCTCCACTATACCACACaatatttttcttcatttttaaatTGACTGCCTGCTTTACACCCTTAATTCTAAGTACActccttctccttcttcactAAGAAAGATCACTATATTTGCTTTAAATATCCTACTACTCGTTTCCAATCAATACATACTAAAAACCAAGCAAGAGAGAAAACTAAATAGAAATGCTAGTAGACTGGGGACCAGTAGTGGTGGCAGTGGTGATGTTCATCTTATTATCACCAGGACTCCTATGTCAGCTACCAGCAAGAATTAGGGTCATCGAGTTTGGGAACATGACCACTAGTGGAATTGCTATCCTGGTTCATGCCATCTTATATTTCTGTTTATATACCATCTTGATAGTTGCCGTTGGTGTCCACATACGATCTGGTTGATACCTTACTACTTCATGTGTATATTATCCCGTAGTTGAAAGTGACTATTGGTCTatttgagcattttaatattattaaGTATTGTATTAAAGTGACTCATACTAAAGTACCACAATTTGCTGCATTTTCCCATTTCACGTTGGTAGCCGAAGGTGTGGTTGTGTTTGTCCCTTTGAAATTCTTGTACCACCATCTCGTTACTCATTTTAGTTAGCGGAAGAATGTGACAATAATTTTACTTGCAACTCTTTTCACCATTATCATATTAATTCACTCATATTCTCTCAATTTACTCCACCATGCATATTCTCTCAATCGATTACCCCGCTCTTCCACTTTTCTTCCAATTAATTACAAGGATGAATTTCTTCACCTATCAATAGAAGTCATCCTTAACTTGTGGTGTGTgaaaaaatattggagagttCTTAAAAAGTGAGAAAAAAAGAGAGTTTTATTTAATTGAAggatgattttttattttttgtggagCTTTGGACGCAACATTTTGTCCAAAGTTTGTTAAATTGTACGACGTTGTCAGGCTGTTATATCCTAGAGGGGACAAGTCAGGAAGATTACTGCTCGACCAGAAAAATTTGCTACAAAGAGCTGTGAATCTCCTTGTGTTTCATATACTTTTGTACTATTTCTCATTCCTGGAGTAATCTGATAATTATGTGCTTGACATAATGGTTATCGAAATCATGATAATGAAATGAAACAAGTTATCCGACTGAGTTCCCTTTACATGTTCATATTGGTGTATATTTAAGTTTGTTCATAGTGCAAATGTTTTTTGGCTTAAACATGTTCGTCCTCTTAAActtgtcaataagttttatatggACATTTGAACTACGGTTTGTTGCACTCGAACACATATAATAAAGGGTTTCTATTAGGCACTTTTGATTCAATTATTGAAAAAACTTTTGCGCCTATTGTCAAACGTCTATTAGGTATAAGTTAACCATAATAAATAtgtcatctcctttaattatatCCACATCAGCCTCAATTAGAACAAGCCTGAAGTTTTATGGCTTACTCAGGCTAGCTAATGCATATAATCAAAGAAGTTAACATACTTTAAGTGGATAATTTATTTACGTAATATGCACTTGAGAACACAGGCAAAAGTTTTTCCAAAATTTAAATCGAAGGATCTAATAGGAACACTTTACTATGTGTTCAAGCTCGATTGAAACAAACCGTAATTCGAATTATTAAATGAAGTTACTGGCAAGTTCAAGGGATTGTCTATGTGTTAAGCCAATTTTTTTCTGTTTGGCAATTTTTTCATATTAGCACTACAATTATTAGCTCGTTGGAACTGCAACAATATTAGGAAAAAAACATCACTTACTCAAAATATAAAATGGTCACGAGCTTATAAAACGTCTTTGGTCCAAGAATATTCTAAAGTCCTGCCTCGCCGCGAGAATGAATGAGAAGTACTCCTATCTAAttactactccctccatctcaatttatgtgagaCATTTTCTTTTTTAGTatatctaaaaaagaatgatacatttctttaTTAGACAAccatttaactttaaattttactttttacgtttaacgagatgatctataagcacacacatatatatatatatatggctcatTTAAgctcacaaaattcaaaagtcttcctttatttcttaaactttgtgtccagtcaaactatatcacacaAAATTGGGATGGAAGGAGTACTTTGTTAATTCAATATCAATACTTAACTTCCTTGAATTTCTTTATTTAAACGAATCCACTAGACGGGGTTTCTAGGACTAATTTgttatctatatctatatataatataaagctaggtatagacaaggtgatgtggcacctctctatggccaagaaacctatttatcttttttctcctttttttgataTTTTCCTTTCACTTTTCCCATTTATCTTATTCTAAAAAATCACATTCATAACCTATTTCATGTGTTTAATCACACCTAATTAATTGGCAGTTATGACTTTTCAAGTCTATGACTCCCC
Protein-coding sequences here:
- the LOC132617616 gene encoding uncharacterized protein LOC132617616, with amino-acid sequence MLVDWGPVVVAVVMFILLSPGLLCQLPARIRVIEFGNMTTSGIAILVHAILYFCLYTILIVAVGVHIRSG